The nucleotide window TACTTCATTTCCATCCAAAGTCACTTTCATTTCCTTTTCTAGTTCTTTATCCAAGAATCCAAAGCCTTGGTTGCCCACTGGCGCCACCACTGCCTTGCGGAAAGATTCTTGCATATCAGAAAGTGTAATTAAGTCTTGCGGGCGTTTCGGACCGGAAAGACTTGGTTCAATTGTTGTGAGATCAATGTGTACCAAATCCGTGTAAATTGGATCTTCGCTGTCTGGTGTGTAGAACAGATCATTTGCTTTGCAATATTGCTCTACAATATGAATTTGCTCTTCACTTCTACCTGTTAAGCGCAGGTAGTTAAGAGAAATATCATCGATTGGGAAGAACCCGCATGTTGCGCCGTACTCTGGTGCCATGTTAGAAATCGTTGCGCGGTCCGCAAGCGGCATGCTTACAAGTCCCGGTCCAAAGAACTCAACAAATTTGCCAACTACACCTTTTTGACGTAGTACTTGCGTTACTTTTAATGCAATATCCGTTGCAGTTACCCCACTTGGTAACGTTCCTGTTAGCTTTACGCCAATTACTTCCGGAACTGGGAAATAAGAAGGCTGTCCTAGCATTCCAGCTTCTGCTTCAATACCACCAACACCCCATCCAAGTACGCCGATACCGTTAATCATTGTTGTGTGAGAGTCTGTTCCCACCAATGTGTCCGGATAAGCAAGCATCTCATCGCCCACTTGCTGTACATGTACAACTGGTGCCAAATACTCAAGGTTTACTTGGTGTACAATACCAGTTGCAGGTGGAACGGCACGGTAGTTGTCAAACGACTTTTGTGCCCAACTCAAGAATTTATAACGCTCTTCGTTTCGCTTAAACTCTAAATCCATATTAAATTGCAAAGCATCTGCAGTACCTGCTTTATCAACCTGTACAGAGTGGTCAATAACAAGATCTACTGTAATTTCTGGATTGATTTTGTCTGGGTCCCCGCCCATATCAGCCATTGCTTTGCGCAAAGAAGCTAAATCTACAACAGCTGGAACACCTGTGAAATCCTGGAGAATAACACGTGAAGGCTTAAACGGTACATCGATATCTTTCACATCGTTTGTACCCCATTTTGCAAGGTTTTCTACGTGCTCTTCTTTAATCACACGTCCATCGACTTGGCGTAATACAGACTCTAGCAATACTTTAATAGAATAAGGTAAACGTGAAACATTTCCTATTCCAGCGTCTTCAAGCGCTTTCAAACGATAGTATTGATACGTTTTCCCATCTGCCGTAAATAAAGAACGCGCATGAAATGGATCTTTAACCATTGTAAATCCCCCCTGTTAAACGTAAACAAAAATCTGAATATAAAGTGTATACAAACTTTTCTATACCTTACGATAATATATTATTACAACTTGGAACATAAGTAAATAATAAGAAACTTATAGTGCATAATAAGATTTGTTTATACATGGGGGTTTTTCTGCTATTTTACGCTTATCAAATTTTTATTTACAGAAAAAGTGAATGTGATGTTATAGTTTTTTATTTGTCTAAAATAATAAAATGGATATTTTCTATTACAAAGGGGTCGTTTGCATGAATAAATATTTGTTCTTAATGCTTTTTTTTGTATTGTTTTGTTGTGGATGTAGTACAAAAACGATAAACAAACCCAAAATAAAAGAGCATTCTTTTAAAATTGTTACAGAAGAAACTTTTAGCGATACAAATGAATGCGTTGTTCATGTGACAACGGAAGCAGCGAACGAGCAAGATTTAGACAAAGTTGCGAAAAAAGTGATGCAGCATTATGAAGATAAGGGATTAGATGATGTACATTTGTATATGCATCAACCAGATAATCAAAAAGGTTACGGTATGCTCCGAGCACATACCTTTATTGCTTATACCGAAAAGGGAGCAGAACAGGTTGGCCTCCAGGCGCCTCAATCATATAGGGTAGACATGCTACAAAGATGAATGGAGTCGGGCTGATAAAGCAATACTATTAGCAGGAGGTGATATTGATGGGAAAAAGAAAAGCTAATCACGTAATTCCTGGAATGAACGCTGCTTCTGCACAAGGACAGGGTGCAGGATATAATGAAGAACTTTCTAATGAACCATTAACTCCAGAACAACGTCAAAATAATAAAAAACGAAAAAAGAATCAATAAAATTAAAAACAAACCGCGAAATCGCGGTTTGTTTTATTGGTATGAATCCATGTCGTTCATTATTTTTTGTACTTGTTGTTCGTAGTTTTCTAATTGTTGACGTTGCGTTTCTGAAGCTGTTTCTAATGCATTTTGAATTTGCTTGTATGCTTGCTCTACTTCTTGGCGAAGCTCTTTTAAATGATGCCCATATTCAGGATCATTTGTCACAAGATTGTGCTCACCTTCAGTAGCCTTTTTAACACCTTGTTGTGCTGCTTGAAACGCTTGTTGTTTATCTTTATGATATGGCATGCGTATCTCTCCTTCTCATCTATTCACTTTAGCTTTTGCTGTTTCATTAAAAACATACGCGTATAAACAAGGAAGTGAAAAACCATGCTAGTAGCAGGGGGTGAGCACAATGGAAAAAAACAATGCAAAATCAATTCGCCGAAACTCTCCAAAAGATGGCGGAGGACAACCAGAACCAATGAGCGGTTCTCATAAAGTAAAAAACCAAAAGCATACGCGTCAAAAGCATCATGCACATCATGATCAATAAATAAACTTTACCTTTTAGTAGCTTGCGTACAATCACGCAAGCTGCTTTCTCTGTAACTGCAATAGTAAAGCGCGAGCATAAAAACTACTTGTTACTTATGCTCTTGCGTAGCACAAATCCTCCATAATTTCTGGCCATCGTTACATATTGCCCGTTCTTCTCTTACATCTAAAAGAATGTTAATTTTTTTTACTTGTACATATCTATCTGTATTCATAACAATGCGTGTTTTAACATAGGTATTAATGATATTCCGCATATTGCTAACCTTTTTTATCTCCTGGTCGTCTTCCTTATTTTCCAAGAGCTTGTCTGTTTCTTTTCACCTCTTCCTTTTCAATGAATACCCTGTATTAATTAGAAGTTATGGAGGGTTTGGCGTTATGTGCTCAAAGAAAAAAAAGGATTGCTTTTTGCGCATTGAGGGGTTCGAGCAATGGATGAATCAATTTTTGTCCGACCCGTTTGCACTGCATTATCCTGATGGTATTAGCGTAGATTTATTTGAAACAGAATTGGAATATATTATAGAAGCCGACCTTCCGACTTCTTGCCGTAAACAAGTATGCATTGAAAAGACGGAAAATGGCTTGTGTATTCTTATGAAGAACAACGATTATACATTAAAACGTGACATTGCATTACCTATCAATATTATGCATAAAAAAATGGTCGCCTCGTTCGAAAACGGATTTCTTGAAATTCATATCTCTCGCAATCAATCAGCACAGAATGAGCCGATTATTCGATTTGAAGACTAACCATAATAGTTACAGACATAGAAAAACCTTGCGCATGCAAGGTTTTTCTCGTATACCAGCCAGGTCACGCATGGAGCTCAGCGTCCTTCTGACCTGTTCTCTCTCGACTTCTTAGTAAAATATGCACGAATAATAAAAATGGAAAACCAAGTGCACATACACCAGCTAATAACATAAATACAATATTTCCACTATTATAGCCATAGTGACTTAAGAGAGCCCCACCCAGCCATGGTCCCAGTACTCCTCCCAAACCGCTGAAGCTCATTGCCCCAAAATAAGTGCCTTTTAAATGTGCAGGGGCCAATTCATCGAGAAACACATCCGTCATAGAAAACATGAATACCTCACCAATTGTAAACAGAATAGTGCAGGCATAAAGCATCCAGCTTTCCTGTACAAACCCGTAACCGATAAGTCCCAAACTCACAGTAATTCCTCCTACCATGATACAAGTCAGAGAAGAATACTTTTTAGCAACACGTGTAACCGGATATTGTAGAAGTAGTACAGTCACTGCATTTAGCATCAAGACATATGAAAATAGTTCGACTCCATTTTCAAAGACCGGCGCGTTTGCTAGATATTGTGACAGTGTAGAAGAAAAATGAGCGTACCCTGAATTGTTAAATATGATTCCTAAAATAAATAGTAACAATATTGTATCTTTTCGCAATACATGGAGGGCTTTACTTATCGTAACCGTTTCTTTTGTAACTGGTTTCTCTGGTAATTCATATTTATTAAATTGAATCAATAACGAAAAAGCATATGTCGTATATACAAATACAGCAACAAGAAATGGAATAGTGGATTTAGCTGTACCCAGCTGCAGTCCAATAAACGGTCCAATCGCTGCCCCTACATTAATTGCCGCGTAACGCAAATTGAAGATCATTAAGCGATTTTCTTGTTTTGTTAAATCGGATAATAAAGCACGGGAGGCAGGCTCAAAAAATGCCCGACAAATACCATTCAAAGCATTCAAAATAAAAAATATCCATACTGTATCCGCAAACACAAACCCAATAAATACAAACGTCCAAATTACAATTGAGCTCATCATAATCTTGCGGCGGCCATATCGATCAGATAAGCTACCTCCAATAAAGCCGGCAAACACACCAACGAGCATGCTCGTTCCTATTATAGCTCCAGTGATTACCGGTGAAACATGCTTGACGGTAGTTAAATAAATAGCTAAAAATGGCATACTCATCGAGGTAGCTAATCGTGCAAATAGCGTGCCGATAATCACATTGATTGCTAGCGGATGAATTGACTTTACATTGTTCATTTCCATTTTACACCTTCTTAAAAAGACAATAAGATGATTGCATTCGTTATCTTTTTAAAAAACCCTTTCTATCGTACAAATATTTTTAGTGATATATGACACTCACCGAGTCCATACAAAAAAGACCAAGACTTTGGTCTCCTTAATACATATAGCTACCTCTCCGTACGCGTCAACTCGATATTCATATCATAATCAAAACGAAGAGACTTAATGACCTCTTCTAGCGGTATATCAACATCATACCTTGTATTAAATTCATGCACCCAGCTTGCTATCTCTTCGCGATCATATGTATAACATCCGCTTTGCCAACTTTTCATATCACAGCTATTGTGAATACAAATTTGAATGAGTAATTGCTGATATATATGTGAAAGTCCCTGTTTCTTTGTAATTAAATCTTGTAAGTAAAAGGCATCAAATTTAACACTTTCCTTGTTGTAACCTTTCATCGCATCCACCAGCTGCTGTATATCCCGATACGTTTCTGATATTTGTGTGTTCAAACAAAGCAATGCGTCTATGCCAGCTTTACGGGAAATTAGTTCTCTCAATATGAACGCCTCCTCTCAATTCCACAACTTATATATAAAGACTACATACTTATTATTAATACAATTCGCCTTTTATTTGAAAATCCTCTAAAATAAAAGATATTTAAAGAAAATAAAAAAATGAGGGAGACTGTACATGACAGAACGTTTGTATTATCAAGACCCGTACATACAGCATTTCACTTCACACATTATAAAGCAAGGAACCGATGAAAACGGCACGTTTGTTGTACTGCAAGAGACAGCCTTTTATCCCACAGGAGGTGGCCAACCTTGCGATATAGGAACTTTAAATCATGTGCAAGTCACACGCGTTGAAGAAATAGAGGGTGAGATTCGCCATTATACAGCCGAGGCTGTTTCTGGAACGATTACCGGAAAAATCAACTGGCCACGCCGTTTTGATCATATGCAGCAGCATGCTGGTCAACATATCTTATCTGCAGCTTTTGCAGAAAAGTTTGGCATACAAACCATTTCATTTCACCTTGGTCGAGACAGTTCTACAATCGATTTACAAATAGAAGAGCTATCACAAGAAACAGTGTTGGCTGCGGAAGAACTCGCTAACGAGATTGTATTTAACAATATACCAATTGAAGTGCGCTGGATGAATGAAGAGGAAGCCAACGCATTACCACTTCGAAAAAAGCCGAAGGTAACCGAAAATATTCGTATCGTCATGATTAAAAACTTTGATTATAGTGGTTGTGGCGGAACGCATCCAAATCGTACAGGTGAAGTTGGAGCAATTAAAATTGTCGACTGGCAACGACATAAAGGACATGTGCGCCTCACATTTCTGTGCGGGTGGCGTAGTATCCGTACTTTGCAGGAAAAACAAACCATTGTAAAAGATGTGGTACGTTTGTTAAATAGCAAAGAACGTGATGTAGCAAGTAAACTTGCAAACCTTATAGAAACACAAAAAGAATTAGAGAAAAGCCTGCGTGAATTACATGAACAACTACTTGCACATGAAGCAAACAGACTGTCACGCACAGCCCGTATACATCCGAATGGAAAGTTGATTGCCGCAATTTCTCACCATTCAATATCTGATTTAGCAAAGATGAGTGCAATGCTGACACAAGATTCGGAGGCAATTGTCCTACTGGTTACGCAAACTGATGATAAAATCCAATGCATCTGCGCGTGCGGCCAGAGTATTGAGCAAAATATGAATGAGGTATTAAAAAGTGTTTTACCACTCATAAACGGCAAAGGTGGGGGCAACGCAAAAAGCGCACGAGGTGGCGGGGAAGCTCCTATATCCGCTGAAAATCTTTTGGAACAATTGATAATCAAAGTTTCTTCTTAAATAAAACAAGGGAGACGCAAACATCTCCCTTTTCCTTTATACCCTCTCGATAATTGTTGCGGTCGCCATGCCGTGACCGATACAAATTGTCAGCAAACCATAACGTGCGTTTCTTCTCTCCAGTTCATGAAGCAAAGATGTCATCAGTTTTACGCCGGTAGCGCCAAGCGGATGTCCAAGAGCAATTGCTCCGCCATTTACATTTACCTTCTGCAGGTCGGCACCAATTTCTTTTTGCCATGCCAGTACAACTGGTGCGAACGCTTCATTAATTTCAACTACGTCTATATCATTGATAGACATATTTGCTTTTTCCAGCACCTTTCTTGTAGCCGGAATAACACCGGTCAGCATCATCGTGGGATCAGAACCTACCACCGTCTGAGCTACGATACGAGCACGCGCTGTTAAACCCAATCGCTCTGCATACTTCCGCTCCAGCAGCAGTATCGCGGCTGCACCATCGCTCATTTGGCTCGCGTTTCCTGCTGTAATCACACCCTCAGCCTGAAATACAGGCTTTAGTCCTGCTAAAATATCGAGCGATGTATCAGCTCGAGGACCTTCATCTGATGTGACTAATATCTCGTTTCCTTCTCCATCCTTTCCTTGCAAAGGCAGTATTTCTTTTGCAAATCGCTCCTCTGCAAGTGCAGTTAGCGCTCGTTGATGACTTTCGTACGCATACTGATTTGCGTCTTCTTTTGTAATGGCGTACTCCTTCGCAATTAACTCAGCAGAAATACCTTGATGAACAAATTTGTATGTTTCATGAAGGCTCTTTGGAATGGTATGCTCATTGCCATCACTTAACATCGGTACCCTTGTCATATGCTCCACCCCGGCAGCAATCGTGATGTCCATGTCACCAGCCTTAATTTCCTGAGAAGCGAAATGAAGTGCCTGCTGTCCGGATCCACACATGCGGTTTATCGTAACCG belongs to Ectobacillus sp. JY-23 and includes:
- a CDS encoding DHHA1 domain-containing protein, which produces MTERLYYQDPYIQHFTSHIIKQGTDENGTFVVLQETAFYPTGGGQPCDIGTLNHVQVTRVEEIEGEIRHYTAEAVSGTITGKINWPRRFDHMQQHAGQHILSAAFAEKFGIQTISFHLGRDSSTIDLQIEELSQETVLAAEELANEIVFNNIPIEVRWMNEEEANALPLRKKPKVTENIRIVMIKNFDYSGCGGTHPNRTGEVGAIKIVDWQRHKGHVRLTFLCGWRSIRTLQEKQTIVKDVVRLLNSKERDVASKLANLIETQKELEKSLRELHEQLLAHEANRLSRTARIHPNGKLIAAISHHSISDLAKMSAMLTQDSEAIVLLVTQTDDKIQCICACGQSIEQNMNEVLKSVLPLINGKGGGNAKSARGGGEAPISAENLLEQLIIKVSS
- a CDS encoding Hsp20 family protein, with amino-acid sequence MCSKKKKDCFLRIEGFEQWMNQFLSDPFALHYPDGISVDLFETELEYIIEADLPTSCRKQVCIEKTENGLCILMKNNDYTLKRDIALPINIMHKKMVASFENGFLEIHISRNQSAQNEPIIRFED
- a CDS encoding thiolase family protein, producing MRDVVIVEAVRTPVGKRNGAFRDVHPVHLAAAVLKEVTSRAGIEKRLIEDIVMGCVTPIGEQGHNIGRLAALAAGYPVTVPAVTINRMCGSGQQALHFASQEIKAGDMDITIAAGVEHMTRVPMLSDGNEHTIPKSLHETYKFVHQGISAELIAKEYAITKEDANQYAYESHQRALTALAEERFAKEILPLQGKDGEGNEILVTSDEGPRADTSLDILAGLKPVFQAEGVITAGNASQMSDGAAAILLLERKYAERLGLTARARIVAQTVVGSDPTMMLTGVIPATRKVLEKANMSINDIDVVEINEAFAPVVLAWQKEIGADLQKVNVNGGAIALGHPLGATGVKLMTSLLHELERRNARYGLLTICIGHGMATATIIERV
- a CDS encoding MFS transporter — its product is MNNVKSIHPLAINVIIGTLFARLATSMSMPFLAIYLTTVKHVSPVITGAIIGTSMLVGVFAGFIGGSLSDRYGRRKIMMSSIVIWTFVFIGFVFADTVWIFFILNALNGICRAFFEPASRALLSDLTKQENRLMIFNLRYAAINVGAAIGPFIGLQLGTAKSTIPFLVAVFVYTTYAFSLLIQFNKYELPEKPVTKETVTISKALHVLRKDTILLLFILGIIFNNSGYAHFSSTLSQYLANAPVFENGVELFSYVLMLNAVTVLLLQYPVTRVAKKYSSLTCIMVGGITVSLGLIGYGFVQESWMLYACTILFTIGEVFMFSMTDVFLDELAPAHLKGTYFGAMSFSGLGGVLGPWLGGALLSHYGYNSGNIVFMLLAGVCALGFPFLLFVHILLRSRERTGQKDAELHA
- the sspO gene encoding small acid-soluble spore protein O yields the protein MGKRKANHVIPGMNAASAQGQGAGYNEELSNEPLTPEQRQNNKKRKKNQ
- a CDS encoding small acid-soluble spore protein P, producing the protein MEKNNAKSIRRNSPKDGGGQPEPMSGSHKVKNQKHTRQKHHAHHDQ